CCAAGATCTGGCCGACATCGAAGCCCTGGAAGTTATTCTGCGTCGAAAGGAACGCGGCGATGCCTGATAACGAACGCCCGGAAACACCGTCCGACGACTGGGGGGCTAGCTGGGAGGCCCACCGGCGCCACCAGCTCACGCTCGCGCTCAAGGCCACCCCCGCTCAGCGGCTGGCCTGGCTGGAGGAGATGATCGCCCTTGCTTACCGGGTGGGCGCGCTTCCAAAGTCGAGAGGTTGACCCTCACCAACTTTTCTGACCGGCAAGCGGCTCGGATAGTGGAGGCTCCGCATGCAGTGTCCGCGTTGCCAAGCCCACAACCGCGAAGGCGTGAGGTTCTGCGAGGAGTGCGACCTGGCGGTCACATGCTCGAACTGCGGCGCGGAAGTGGGTCCAGAGAAAAAGTTCTGCGGCTCTTGCGGCGCGCCGCTGGCCGCTCAACCCGGAGACCGGTTTACCTCCCCGCAGGCTTACACGCCGAGGCACCTGGCCGAGAAGATCCTCACTTCCAAGACCGCGCTCGAAGGCGGGCGCAAGCGGGTCACCGTCCTCTTCGCAGATCTCACGGGCTCGATGGAACTGCTGGCCGACCGCGATCCCGAGGAGGCGCGGAAGCTCCTCGACCCCGTGCTGGAGCGCATGATGGACGCCGTCCACCGTTACGAGGGGACGGTGAATCAGGTCATGGGCGACGGGATCATGGCCCTCTTCGGCGCGCCGGTGGGCAGACCACTCACCTGGCCGCGCGGATGGAACAGATGGCCGGGCCGGGGTCGATCCTAATGTCCGCCGACACGCTGACCCTGGCCGAGGGCTACGTCCAGGTCAAGCCCCTCGGCCCCTTGCCCGTCAGGGGGCTCCCGGCCCCGATCGAAGTCTACGAGGTGACCGGGGCCGGCACGGTGCGCTCGCGGATGGAGGCGGCCGCCGCCCGCGGGCTCACCCGCTTCGTCGGGCGCGAGGCGGAGATGGAGGCTCTCCGCCAGGCCCTCGAGAAGGCCCGGGGTGGGCACGGCCAGATGGTGGCGCTCGTCGGGGAGCCCGGCGTCGGCTCGACGTCTCGGTGGAGGACGAGGCCTGGGAGCGCCTCGATCCGCCCCAGCGCCGCCAGCGGATCCTCGACGCCATCAAGCGCCTGCTCCTCCGGGAGAGCCAGGTCCAGCCCCTCATGGTCCTCTTCGAGGACTTGCACTGGATCGACGCCGAGACCCAGGCCTTGCTGGATAGCCTGGTGGAGAGCTTGCCTGGGGCCCGGCTCCTCCTCCTCGTCAACTACCGCCCCGAGTACACCCACGGTTGGGGGAGCAAGACCTACTACCGGCAGCTCCAGATCGACCCCTGCCCCCCGAGAGCGCCGAGGCCTTGCTCGACGCCCTCCTGGGGAGCGACCCGACGCTCGCCCCCCCTTCCCGAACGCCTCCTGGACTCGGGCCTTCGTGACCGCCGTGGGCTCGGACCGGGCGCCGGGAGTGAGCCTCTGCGCTTCCACGGGACCCGCCAGCGCGAGGGCGAGCACTCCCGCTGACAGAGCGACACCCGGGAACTTCCTGAGACGCGGGAGCTTCCACGGCATCGCTGAATTCTCCTCTTCAGAGGTCTCGTTCACCGGAAGACACGAGCGGCGCCCCCGGGTTAAGCCCCTGGTGATGGCCGCCATGCGCGTAG
This sequence is a window from Candidatus Rokuibacteriota bacterium. Protein-coding genes within it:
- a CDS encoding zinc ribbon domain-containing protein, which gives rise to MQCPRCQAHNREGVRFCEECDLAVTCSNCGAEVGPEKKFCGSCGAPLAAQPGDRFTSPQAYTPRHLAEKILTSKTALEGGRKRVTVLFADLTGSMELLADRDPEEARKLLDPVLERMMDAVHRYEGTVNQVMGDGIMALFGAPVGRPLTWPRGWNRWPGRGRS